The region CCGATCCGCGCGAGTCCGAGCTGTTCATCGTCGAGGGTGACTCGGCCGGCGGCTCGGCCAAGCAGGGGCGTGACCCACGTACCCAGGCGATCCTGCCGATCCGCGGCAAGATCCTCAACGTGGAGAAGGCGCGGATCGACCGGGTTCTCAAGAACGCCGAGGTCCAGGCGCTGATCACGGCACTCGGTACGGGTATCCACGACGACTTCGACATCGAGAAGCTGCGCTACCACAAGACCGTGCTGATGGCCGACGCCGACGTGGATGGCCAGCACATCCAGACGCTGCTGCTGACTCTGCTGTTCCGGTTCATGCGACCGCTGGTGGAGTTGGGGCACGTCTACCTCGCGGCCCCGCCGCTCTACAAGATCAAGTGGAACAAGAAGGGCGACGACGCCCAGTACGCGTACTCCGACCGCGAGCGGGACGGGCTGATCGCCCTCCGGCAGCAGAAGAAGCCCAACGCCAAGCCGGATGACATCCAGCGGTTCAAGGGTCTGGGTGAGATGAACTACCCCGAGCTGTGGGAGACCACGATGAACCCGGCGACACGCACGCTGCGTCAGGTCACCCTCGACGACGCGGCAACCGCCGACGAGCTGTTCAGCGTCCTCATGGGCGAGGACGTGGAGGCACGACGGTCGTTCATCCAGCGCAACGCCAAGGACGTGCGGTTCCTGGATATCTAGTCGGTGGCGGTGTCGCCGCCCAACCAGCCGGCGGCACCGTTACCCACAGAGTTATCCACAGCTTCGACGGTTTCCACAGTCGTTATCCACAGCGGAATACGGCTTTAAGTCTGATAAGGGTTGACAGTGACGGATACTCCCGAAAACCCCATTAACGAGCCGGCGGAGCCGGCTGCCGGCGGTGGCCCGGTCGCCGCGCACGACCGCATCGAGCCGGTGGGGCTTGAGGTGGAGATGCAGCGGTCCTACCTCGACTACGCGATGAGCGTGATCGTCGGGCGGGCCCTGCCGGACGTACGGGACGGGCTCAAGCCCGTACACCGCAAGATCCTCTACGCCATGTTCGACTCTGGCTACCGGCCGGACCGGGGGTACGTGAAGTGCGCCCGCGTGGTCGGTGACGTGATGGGTAACTACCATCCGCACGGCGACGCGTCGATCTACGACGCGCTGGTCCGGATGGCCCAGACCTGGTCGCTGCGCTATCCGCTGATCGACGGCAACGGCAACTTCGGCTCGCCCGGTAACGATCCGGCCGCCGCGATGCGCTACACGGAATCCAAGCTGTCCCCGCTGGCGATGGAGCTCCTGCGGGACATCGACGAGGACACCGTCGACTTCCAGGACAACTACGATGGCCGCGCCAAGGAACCGGTGATCCTGCCCTCCCGGATCCCCACCCTCCTGATCAACGGCTCCGAGGGCATCGCGGTCGGCATGGCCACCAAGATCCCGCCGCACAACCTGCGGGAGATCGCGGCGGCGGTGCAGTGGTGCCTGGAGAACCCCGAAGTGGACGAGGCGACCACGCTCGAAGCGTTGATCGAGATCGTCAAGGGGCCGGACTTCCCCACCTACGGTCTCATCGTCGGCACCGCGGCGATCCAGGACGCGTACCGCACCGGTCGCGGGTCGATCCGGATGCGGGCCGTGGTCGAGGTGGAGGAGGACAAGAAGGGCCGGTCCTGCCTTGTCGTCACCGAGCTGCCCTACCAGGTCAACCCGGACAACCTGGCCGAGCGGATCGCCGACCTGATCAAGGAGGGCAAGCTCGGCGGCATCGCCGACATCCGGGACGAGTCTTCCGGCCGTACCGGTATGCGGCTCGTCCTCGTGCTCAAGCGGGACGCCGTCGCGAAGGTGGTGCTCAACAACCTCTACAAGCACACCCAGCTTCAGGAGACCTTCGGCGCCAACATGCTGGCGCTGGTCGACGGGGTGCCGCGCACGCTCAACCTGGCCCAGTTCATCCGCTACTACGTCCACCACCAGATCGACGTCATCCGGCGTCGTACGGCGTACCGGCTGCGTAAGGCCGAGGAGCGGGCGCACATCCTGCGCGGGTTGGCGAAGGCGCTGGACGCGCTCGACGAGGTGATCGCGCTGATCCGGCGCTCGCCCACCGTCGACGAGGCGCGGCAGGGCCTGATGCAGCTGCTGGAGATCGACGAGATCCAGGCCACCGCGATCCTCGACATGCAGCTGCGCCGGCTCGCCGCCCTGGAACGGCAGAAGCTCATCGACGAACTCGGGAAGATCGAGATCGAGATTGCCGAGTTCAAGGACATCCTGGCCAAGCCGGAGCGGCAGCGGAAGATCGTTTCCGAGGAACTCGGCGAGATCGTGGCCAAGTGGGGCGACGAGCGTCGTACGAAGATCCTGCCCTTCGAGGGCGAGGTCTCCATGGAGGACCTCATCGCCCGCGAGGACGTGGTCGTGACGATCACCCGCACCGGTTATGCCAAACGCACCAAGGTGGACCTCTACCGGTCACAGCGGCGCGGCGGCAAGGGTGTCAGTGGTGCCACGCTGCGCCAGGACGACATCGTCAGCCACTTCTTTGTCTGCTCCACCCACGACTGGATCCTCTTCTTCACCAACAAGGGTCGGGTTTACCGGGCCAAGGCGTACGAGCTTCCGGAAGCCAGTAGGGTGGCAAAGGGCCAACACGTAGCCAATCTGCTCGCCTTCCAGCCTGGTGAGCAGATTGCTCAGATCATCGAAATTCCGAATTACCAGGTCGCGCCGTATCTGGTGCTCGCCACCAAGAACGGCCTAGTGAAGAAGACCAGGCTGGAGGAGTTCGACTCCAACCGGTCCGGTGGTGTCATCGCGATCAACTTGCGCGACGAGGACGAGCTGGTCGGCGCGGCGCTTGCGGGCCCCGACGACGACCTGTTGCTGGTGTCCAAGAACGCGCAGGCGATCCGGTTCAACGCCACCGACGAGACGTTGCGTCCGATGGGCCGGGCCACCACCGGTGTCATCGGTATGCGCTTCTCGGACGAGGACGTCCTGCTGGCGATGGAGGTTGTGCGCGACGGCATGGAGGGTATGGACGTCCTGGTGGCGACGAACGGGGGATACGCAAAACGTACTCCGATCGAGGAATACCCGGTCCAGGGCCGGGGAGGTAAAGGGGTGCTGACCGCGAAGATCACAGAACGTCGTGGCGCGCTGGTCGGCGCGGTCGTGATCAGCCCGGAGGACGAGCTGTTCGCGATCACCAGTAACGGCGGCGTGATTCGGACTCCGGTGAAGCCTGTACGCCGTACACGCGATCGGAACACAATGGGTGTCAAGTTGATGGACCTACCAGACGGCGTGACCATCGTGGCGATTGCTCGCAATGCCGACGAGCCTGACGAACAGGACTAGTTAATGACGGAGACACAGGCGAAGTCGGGGAGTGCGGGGACCTCGGCCAACCCGGTCGAAGAGGAGGTACCCAGCGGGGGTGCCACCGCGGCCGGCCGGACAGCTGTCGGCCGGGCGACCGTTCCCGCCGACGCGCCGTCCCCCAAGTTCACCCGGGCCCCGGGGATGCCGCCCCCGCCGGACCAGCCCGCCGGAGAAGCGGACAGCCGCCCCACACCCGCCCAGGGTGGGGCGGACGGGGCGACACCGACCTCGGCCACCGCCAAGGTAACTCCGGCGAAGTCCGCGGCCGACCGCGCCGAACCGTCGGCCAGCGCCGGTCGGGCCAAGCCTGAGGCACCTCGCCCCAGCCCTGGCGGTCGACCGGCCACCGGTACGCCCAGCCCGTTCGGTAGTCGTACCTCGGCGGCCCGGTCGGTGAGCGACCCGGCCGGCGGCAACATCGTGGGGTCGACCGGCGGGGGCGCCGCCGCCGTCGGTGCGGCCCGGGTCAACGAGGCGGTACGCGCGGCCCGCAGCTCCGTCAGCTCCGCCGCCTCGCGTGGTCCCCGCCGGGCCAGGCTGAACCTCAAGCGGATCGACCCCTGGTCCGTCATGAAGTTCTCGTTCGCCGTGTCGTTGGTGCTCTTCATCGTCGTCGTCGTGGCGACCGCCGTGCTCTACCTGGCGCTCGACGCGATGGGTGTCTTCGAGAGCGTCAACAACAGCCTGACCGACCTGCTCAGCGCCACCGGTGGGCAGGAGGCCGACAGCCTTGAGATCACGGCGAAGGGAGTCATCCTCACCTCCGTCCTCCTCGGTCTGGTGAACGTGGTGCTGTTCACCGCGCTCGCGACGCTCGGCGCGTTCGTCTACAACGTCTGCGCAGACCTGGTCGGCGGCATCGAGTTGACGCTGGCCGAACGCGACTGACGCGACTGACGCTTGACGAAACTCCGGGGCGGACCATAATCCGGTCGCCCCGGAGTTTCGTCTTCCGGTACCGTCGACCCCGATGGTGACCAGCCCTCCCGGGTGGCTCGCCGCCCCGGCTGCCGGGGTTGATAGCCCCGAGTTGGGGACTGCCGCCAAGGTGCGATACCCTTGCTCGGCACACGGGGGGCTATAGCTCAGTCGGTTAGAGCGCAGAGCTGATAACTCTGAGGTCGATGGTTCGATTCCATCTAGCCCCACTTCACACCCGTCCGACAGTAGTCGAG is a window of Micromonospora polyrhachis DNA encoding:
- the gyrA gene encoding DNA gyrase subunit A, giving the protein MTDTPENPINEPAEPAAGGGPVAAHDRIEPVGLEVEMQRSYLDYAMSVIVGRALPDVRDGLKPVHRKILYAMFDSGYRPDRGYVKCARVVGDVMGNYHPHGDASIYDALVRMAQTWSLRYPLIDGNGNFGSPGNDPAAAMRYTESKLSPLAMELLRDIDEDTVDFQDNYDGRAKEPVILPSRIPTLLINGSEGIAVGMATKIPPHNLREIAAAVQWCLENPEVDEATTLEALIEIVKGPDFPTYGLIVGTAAIQDAYRTGRGSIRMRAVVEVEEDKKGRSCLVVTELPYQVNPDNLAERIADLIKEGKLGGIADIRDESSGRTGMRLVLVLKRDAVAKVVLNNLYKHTQLQETFGANMLALVDGVPRTLNLAQFIRYYVHHQIDVIRRRTAYRLRKAEERAHILRGLAKALDALDEVIALIRRSPTVDEARQGLMQLLEIDEIQATAILDMQLRRLAALERQKLIDELGKIEIEIAEFKDILAKPERQRKIVSEELGEIVAKWGDERRTKILPFEGEVSMEDLIAREDVVVTITRTGYAKRTKVDLYRSQRRGGKGVSGATLRQDDIVSHFFVCSTHDWILFFTNKGRVYRAKAYELPEASRVAKGQHVANLLAFQPGEQIAQIIEIPNYQVAPYLVLATKNGLVKKTRLEEFDSNRSGGVIAINLRDEDELVGAALAGPDDDLLLVSKNAQAIRFNATDETLRPMGRATTGVIGMRFSDEDVLLAMEVVRDGMEGMDVLVATNGGYAKRTPIEEYPVQGRGGKGVLTAKITERRGALVGAVVISPEDELFAITSNGGVIRTPVKPVRRTRDRNTMGVKLMDLPDGVTIVAIARNADEPDEQD
- a CDS encoding DUF3566 domain-containing protein — encoded protein: MTETQAKSGSAGTSANPVEEEVPSGGATAAGRTAVGRATVPADAPSPKFTRAPGMPPPPDQPAGEADSRPTPAQGGADGATPTSATAKVTPAKSAADRAEPSASAGRAKPEAPRPSPGGRPATGTPSPFGSRTSAARSVSDPAGGNIVGSTGGGAAAVGAARVNEAVRAARSSVSSAASRGPRRARLNLKRIDPWSVMKFSFAVSLVLFIVVVVATAVLYLALDAMGVFESVNNSLTDLLSATGGQEADSLEITAKGVILTSVLLGLVNVVLFTALATLGAFVYNVCADLVGGIELTLAERD